Genomic DNA from Lactuca sativa cultivar Salinas chromosome 8, Lsat_Salinas_v11, whole genome shotgun sequence:
TTTTTAAATGTCATAATAAAATACTTACAATTACAATGATCTATTGTGACTATTGGCTAGTATTTGTCACATTTTTTTATGTAAAACAGTGACAAATGTGAGAAAACAGTTTGCAATGGTGACGGTTTTTTGCTAACATGTGACTAAAACATTACTGTAATTTGATTAATGACCTTTAGTGACACAATTAACCAAAAGCAAGACAACCTTGTTACAAAAAAGCGTGGTCATATGTCATTTTTGTACCAGTGTAAGAAAGTTTGATTTTCATATCTTAAAAAAATCATTCTACTTCTCCGGACCTATCTATTGTATTTGTCTTCTCCAGACCTATCACTCATTTGTTGAAGGAAATTAATTTGAAGATTGTTCGACTTGTTTAAGCATTATGGCACTGTAAGGTATTTTGGCGTATTTGATTTCATAAGTTATTTTAGACGTTAAACTACTTTGGTTAAAAACGTTTATGCCGCACGATAGTTCGTTTCAAGTTTCTACTTCTTTAATATCCCATGTGTAATTTGAATAGAGTCTTGATTAAGAAAGGTATCAGTTTAGTACTTAAGTGTATTCGACgacatgttatatgttatgatataAATACCATATTGCAATGAGAGATGGCATCGTTAAGGTTTTTTTGATGCATTTATAAtactttaaaaatagtttgaggtaattatgttttgttagaGGTATGTATCCATTGATATTTGGTTGGTTTTATATGTcaccatgtcttttcatttcttcataatagaatacatacaatcacatgatGCTATTCTTTTATAttcaaaatcattaatttagACATATATATGAAATTAAACTGTTATCATAAACCACTTATAGTCACATATTTTTTAAATGTCATAATAAAATACTTACAATTACAATGATCTATTGTGACTATTGGCTAGTATTTGTCACATTTTTTTATGTAAAACAGTGACAAATGTGAGAAAACAGTTTGCAATGGTGACGGTTTTTTGCTAACATGTGACTAAAACATTACTGGAATTTGATTAATGACCTTTAGTGACACAATTAACCAAAAGCAAGACAACCTTGTTACAAAAAAGCGTGGTCATATGTCATTTTTGTACCAGTGTAAGAAAGTTTGATTTTCATATCTTAAAAAAATCATTCTACTTCTCCGGACCTATTTGTTGTATTTGTCTTCTCCAGACCTATCACTCATTTGTTGAAGGAAATTAATTTGAAGATTGTTCGACTTGTTTAAGCATTATGGCACTGTAAGGTATTTTGGCATATTTGATTTCATAAGCTATTTTAGACGTTAAACTACTTTGGTTAAAAACGTTTATGCCGCACGATAGTTCGTTTCAAGTTTCTACTTCTTTAATATCCCATGTGTAATTTGAATAGAGTCTTGATTGAGAAAGGTATCAGTTTAGTACTTAAGTGTATTCGACgacatgttatatgttatgatataAATACCATATTGCAATGAGAGATGGCATCGTTAAGGTTTTTTTTTGATGCATTTATAAtactttaaaaatagtttgaggtaattatgttttgttagaGGTATGTATCCATTGATATTTGGTTGGTTTTATATGTCACCATGtcttttcatttatgtttttcgAGAGAGTTTAATATTAGGAGGCTTTTTGAACAACAATTATTTTGAATATTTTGGAGTTCTTTTGGTTTCATCGAAAAGGTAGAGTTTCTTTATGATACACTTAAACCCTTTGCTTTCATGTCAATGAGTTTCTATAAGTGTAGCCTTTTATATAAGTGTTGTGTTTGATGGTGTTTATTAAAGCAATACTTTTCTTTTACGAGACATTTTTTCGTTTGTTGATGTATGCTTATTTTTAATGTGAATTCTGAACGTGCCAATAATAAGGTGttaatagatgattcttaggacTCAAGTAGGTTTATTTAGGGATGTTTCCTATCTATTAATGTTGGTAATTTGACTTTATATTGTTGGGATAATCCGTTTGAGCCAAACACGGAATTTAGTTctagggtattttaggaaatattTCTTTTATGCAGTTTTTGTGTTAGAGTAGGAGTCtagttttgttttataaatatggttaaTGTTTaggatgtttaaagttaactttTTCTAGCAATAATGTTCGCCAAGTAATTCCTCGTTCTTTTTCTTTGCTCAGTTCATATCTTGGGCACCAATGTAATATCAGGCGGTATACCTACACTTGGTATCATAGACTAGGGCTCGTGAAGGGGTAGGGTGGCCGGTTTCAGAGTCGGTTTCAAGAAGACTGTAGCCTTTCGCTGGGGGGCAGACGCAACAGAACCAAATTCGATTTAAGGGGGGTGTGGATTGTTTTGGAGCGTGAGTCGAAACATCTCAACAGCAGCCACAATTTCTCTTGGTCGGGCTTGTTCTAAGGTAGAGAGAGAATAACCAGAGGCGCAAAATAAACAGAAGGGAAGACGCTAAAGTGATTGGATTTGATTCGGTTCGTTTTGCGGGTGACGAAAGATGGTAAAAGTGGTCGTGACCTTGTCTTGTTGTTCGGTGGAAAAGTACTCTCGGAACAAGTTTGATTAGGTCGGGGTTGTCAAAAAGAGAATAAGACGTTGATCGGTTGAAATCAAAAGGCAGAAAAATCAAAGGGTTGTGTCTATATTAATCGGACAACAATGATTAGCAAGGAAGAAAGTTTGACTTGTTCGGGGATATTGACGTAGGTGCGTGAAAAGCGGACAGGAAGGATCTGTCAAAGCAGGTAGCTTTGGATTCAGTTCGTTTGGCAGATTGAAAGGAAACGGTGGTGTGGGTGGCTTTGTTTTCTTAGTCGGTGGAGATGCCTCTTTGAATAACGGTGACCCGAACAAAGGAAGAGATTGGAGAAATAACACGGTGTGGACATTATGGCGGTGAAATTTCAAATCGGATGGCTTTGGATCTGGCCGGTCGTGAATCCGGGAAAAGTCTAGATAGTAATGAACGTATCCAATGGGATGTCATGTTACATGTGTTGTCACCAATTAAAATGGGTTGTTAGAAGACTTTGGATGTGACCGAGGTGAAGGTCGGGTGTCCGGGAAAGGTCGAGACACGAGATGGGATAATCGGTTGTCGGGAATGAGCGATTGACCAGACCGATTAAGGGGGTGATTGTTGAGATAATCGGTTTGAGCCAAACAAGGAATTTAGTTCTAGGTGTATTTTAGGAAACATTCATTTTTCTGTTAGAGTAGGAGTCTATATTTATTAGTAAAACTATGGTTAATGTTtacgatgtttaaagttaactttTTCTAGAAATAAAGTTCAGCAAGTAATTCCTTCTTCTTGTTCTTTTCATCTTCTTTGTTCAGTTCATACCTTGGGCACCAAGGTAATATCAGGCTGTATTCCTACATATATGACTATTCAGatgtaaatttttatttatttttacatctcttttcttcttctcatTGGCATTTTCAGCCGTGTAACCTATTCTTTTTATAGTTGAGTTAAGAAAGAGACACCTGTTAATTTCTTGACTGACCCGACAGAAGGAATGTCAACTCTcagaccggctgacattttgatttttggatgggtcggagggaaacacgcatgtgtggatcttacaggcaaagtcaccaaacatgagaaatcgtgcatggaaaatcaacacgtgttcataccatttgtatttgatacgtttggtttccttgCACCGGATGCGGTAGAGCTTCTTAAAAGAATACAATGAATCATGCATGGTAATATTATATCCCCTAGATATTCGGATGCAGTCTTTAAAACAATAagctttaccattcaaaaaggcttagcggcacaacttgttgcccgtttgccatctcactcattgtacgatgacaattaaaATATATCATTAGCTTTTAATATATAGAGAAGGATTTTGTGCCCTTTCCCCGTTACATGGGTTTCAATTATATTTGTGTTCTTGgtattttttatttcttattttgATGAATCTTATTTATACTAGGTTTAACTCATATATTACTTACCACGTCTAGATTCAGTCACATCTCTATGAATAAaataacataaactaaaaacataccaaaaacattaatatttttgtCACACAAACTAAAATTTTATTTGACAGATTTAAACAGATCTCAGCACATTGATCCTTATAGCACTGCCATCAAGATCAATCAACAAACTCCATAGGAAAAAGCATAAACCAACAGCAACAAGGAATGAAACAACATAAACCAAAAACGACATATTAAAAATCCTTTTTGTCATAAAACCTGACAATTTATTCAACAGACACTAACACTTCTCACCCTAGGGCACTGGGAGAAATAGAGATGTCAAACTCGTCAGGCAACGATTCCCAATGCAAACTCGGTGTCCAGTCAGCTTGAGAAATTGTTAGTCGTATCTCACTTGCCACTGTTGCACTCGCAGCTGGCGTAAAATGTATCCCATCTCTGTCATTATAAACACAATTATTAGACAATAAAGTGCTTGTATCTAATAATCCATACAAAGAAACAAAAATGGACCGAGATTGCATGACCGATTAATGATATCGATGCCATTACTAAATAAACACTTTAGTGGTGGCATTTATAGACAATTATAGTTTTTAGGATTTTCAATAAATAATAGATTTTTAATTACTATATTCAAGAACTAATACAAATTATATCCTCCTTTATTGTTTCTTTCTATGCAAGAATGGATTCTTAAGtggaataacaaaaaaaaaaccctttgGAAATTAGTTCTAAAATCCTATGAACTAGTGTAGCTAGTTCGATTCTGGTACCGCAATAAGGGTGAGCACCCGTATGAGACAAATGCACGAaattaataacaatgtactttactCTTAATTTTATACCCATAATATATAGCAACACCTTTATATATTTTTACATGTAATAACAACGTTGATTAATAAAAAGCAATGTTGCTCTATGTTTATCCATAATAGCAAAGTACCTACACTTGGCTGCAATATGGGTAATGTATATTATTTGATATATTGCTATGTATGCTGTTATTTGTTGCTATTTATGTATGAtggaatgaaagtatgttgctattataagTTACATATTACTATTATCACTAAACAATACATGAGTATGTGCTAGGATGGGTAAACAAATTGTATGTAAACTGCTATTATTAGCAAAATATAGAGTACATTGCGCTTACTAATTAAACGATTAAAATACGTTGAAATTATGGGTAAAGATATGGTAAGATAAATAATGTTAAAAAAACATTTGTGTTTAAACATTTTGAGAAAATGAGTGCACACTTGAGGAAATGAAACAAATAATAAATGAGACAAATTTATTAAAAGCTCGGACTTAATGCGGACAATGTCTTATCACTGGCTTTCTCTATTAATTCAGTCTTTTTGTATTATGAAAAAAATAGCCACATATTATGTCCATATGAAGTCCAtcaaatacaaaaaaaagaaagtaGCAACTTATTTATCTAAACATAcactaataaatgaaaaaataaacTAGAATATAGGAACAAATAAATCATACTTACATAAAGCTGGTTGTCAACCAGTCAGGTCGTTGTTGAATTAATGTAAAAAGATCAATGGCCTTGATATTCATTTCTTTGCATAAGGTTAGACAAGCATCAGAGTATTCTTTGCACAGTTCGTTTTTACGATTTGTAATCCTGGTTTCATAGAAAGAACACTTGTAAGATCAAATGAGTATTGACAATTAGAACGAATATTgattaattatatgataataaaaaaaaacttgggATAGTAATAATCACTTCAAATCCTCTTTCATTTGTTCCTCGTTCACTGGAGGAGCAGTAAGAAATACTAGGCGTGTCGTGTCTGAAAGACTCTGGTAAGAAAAGATCCGTTGTACTAAATTAATTTAAGGATGAATAATATGTGCCATTCTATTAATACTAATAAAAGCTAATATAATggttaatttattaatcaataTAGAAAATAGTCATTAGTATATGCTAATAACAAATAAATTATGGTAAAAAGTTACCTGTAGATGGGTAGCAATGTTCCTCATATTTTCAACATATTCATCAAGTGGTACATGAGAACTCAGGCCTTGTGGATCAGGAAGGACTGAATCGTTACCTCCAAAATAAACAATCACTAGAGATGGTTTTACAGCATCATcctaaaaacaagaaaaaaaattaaaagaagaatgttatattcaaaaaaaaaaaaaatgggaaATAATACTATGACTTTGTTTTGAAGTTGACAACTAAACTGAAGAAATTACCTTTGGGAAAACTTGCTCCACAACTGCTCGAGCTTGCTTCGAATTCCAACCAGAATATCCTCGCATGAATATATCTGCCTATATATACCATTTGCAAGTAATCAAAGAGATTTATGTATAGAAATTAACAAATACATGATACAAGTATCAAATAACTAATCACATTTAATGCCTCATAAGATTCAATAAAAGAATGTAATTTGCTCTTTATAAGATCATATGATTCTAAACCAAGCCCATATGCTATCTGATCATCCTAATGGATTATATATCAACTTTTTAAGAGATGAGCTAAATTAGTGACATGTTTGAGCCGTAAGTTGTGAGCTACAAATAACTTCCATGCATCTCCATCATGGTTTTGAGTTGATTATAAGGTTATTTCTTATTGGGCTAGTGTATAAAATCATGGATAAGTGATGTATAggaatataaatataattaagaAATATAAATCAGATCTAAAATCCAACCTTGCGAGCGTAATAGTGTGCAAGATCCGCAGCCCAACCTTCTTGATAAAAGCCAAATTGAACGATTGAGGAACCGAACAACACAAACTGTGGCCTTGTTGGTCCAACCATTATTTCAAGCTCTACCAATTAACCTCAGAACACTTCCGCAAGTAACAAGTGTAAAGTGTTGTGTAGTAGTGGGGGTATCGCGCTTGGATTTATAGGGTGGAAGTGCAGACCATATGCCACCTAACACCGACTGGTTGAAGAAGTATATTTATTTTTTGAGCCAAGTCATATGCTTAATTTGATTATAATAAAATGATTGTATTTAAAAAACTGTTAACCATTTCATATATCCTCTAATCTAATAAATAAGTACTAAAATGCCATGTGGCCGTCACTAAGCACCCTCCCATCTAATTTTTCCGCTCAAAAAACCAATGTGAATTTCCGACTTTGCCCTTAGATATCGAAAATATCCTTCTGGCATCTTAGCTTTTTTCTTTCCCGCTCATTTCACTTTGACGTCGTCTTCTCTTTCTTCCCCTAATCGGATAAGATAGCATGAATTAAGGAGTTGATTGTTATTTTCAATTTTGAGATCTTGTAACAATCATGTTCCATAAATAATGTTGCATCCCCTTATCAAACCATAGaaattaacaaaacaaaaaacactTCCTTTTTCTCTCGTCCCCTTTCTCTCACAGAGGCAGTCACAACCTAGAGTCATTCAGGAACTTGATGACGACAACTTGATCACACAAAATCAGCAACAATGTTCTCCAAAATCACAAAAGAAATTACCAACGAGATTATCTCACAAATCGAATCTATAAAGATGGTATTTAATCAATATCAGTTGAAGCCTATAATCTGCATCGAAGCTTGTATTTGAAGAGTATTTCGTTGTTGGGCTCTATCGATTTCTCAAGGTTACTACTTTATTATGATAATTTATAGTATTTCTTAATGTTTGGTGTGTTTTACTTTGATTGATTTGAAGGATTGAAGTTGAGATTAATAACCATCCAAAGAACATGAGAGATCTTGCTGTAAGTTATTTAAAAGCCCCAAGACACCTCTTTTATCTCCTCTACATTATCCTCACCGTTTATTTCTTCATACAAATTGTATTTGTAATGTTCAAGATGTTATTGTTAGTTTCACCATATCTGAGATCTGAATTCAAGCCTCTCTCCACGGTAGCTTTGTCAAACCTCAAGTATGCGTCCACCACATTGTCTAATGTCACCCATCTCTTCTCAACTGATCAACATgctatttattaaaatattttgaTATGgtcaatgtttttttatttacaaaTTGCATTCTATTTCTATCCTTATAGAAATCAGGTGATGTATAAATTTCTTTTAGCAGTCCATAAAATGATTATAGCTTTTATGAACTGATATAGttattatttgtatattttgGAATGCTTATATCTTTTTCCATCTTCCAGTACCACGATAAGTTTGCACACTATGTTGAATTCCCCAATTGGGAAAATGGAGAAAATatctttttattttagttttggtAGCTTAGATATACAATTGGAGACTTGTCAGGGTTTGTATGTGATTGAGCATATAACATTTTGGAAATCAAGTCATTTTCTTCTTGTCTGGCATGTGatgtttttatggtttttttataAGAGTTACATTTGGTTTCTTCAATTTTGTTCCTACATATCTTTTTGCTCCTTGGTTTACTTCTTTTGATAATATATATTATCAACTCCAATCTATTTTGCAGGCATCAGAGTTGCATTAGGAATTCGCTAGACACATCAGATTTGGTTAAGCTCCTCTTAAAGTGCCAAGGTTATACATATTTCTTTTCTATTTTGCTCTTGATTTAGATGAAAACTCTTAATTTTCAAGATCTTCCAGCTGGCCATTGACTTGACCTGTAATGGTTAAAGTTTGTAACAACAAGATGTGTAAGGTCCTAAAACggatctttaccaatgatcaaacaatcaaacaataatGAATATGAATAGAAGAAGAGTGCCAGCCGCAGAGAGGAATGCCATAAACTAGGGTGCTATTGGCCACTAACCACTCGCTCGCCGGACGCTCGGGCTCCGCGTTTCAAGTTCGTTATCCTAACTGTCTCCTCTGCTCCACCGAGAGCCTGACCCCTTCTTCTATCTTATCTACTGCCTTGCTCCTCAGCTCCATACTGCTCCTGCCGCTCGTTGTAATAGCTTGCTTCTCGGGTGGCTTGCACCATGGGTGGTGCGGCTGAGCCATGGTCACGCTCATAGGGACAACGTGGTGTTCTACTCAGAAGATCAGTTTCCCACTTGCTGCAAAAGTCATCTGCTTCATGATGCTTTGGGCTTATATAGCTTCCGACCATCATAGGTGTTTTAGCTCTTTTCTTTATGATTATGTAGCCTATGGGCCTTTTCTTTGGAGTTTTGGCTTAAATCCCTCTCCAGTTACTTTCGTTTTAGATCATATTAATTTAAGGCTTTGcctttcaaagaaaaaaaaataaaaaaagaaagaacTAATTCGAACCGTCCTTTCCTTTGATAGTCGACAAACTTGACTTATAGCGAATTCCATAGAATTGGGCTGGCCGTCTGGAATCAAAAGACTTTCGAACCCGTTGAAGATCCTTGTGGCTCCGGATTCCTCCAATCCAGTCGATTTCGAATCGACCAATTCCGGGATCTTTTGCAGCGAAGGCCTGTCATCTGCAGGGGAAGTAGAAACGTTaaaactttcaacattaataactcctcctgaaacaaaaccagttggcttgccataaaccatgaaagaTTCGTTGTTAATCTCCTCATCAGTGACAGGGTGATACTGATAATtatgattaaaaggaggaggcactttatCGTATCC
This window encodes:
- the LOC111897564 gene encoding GDSL esterase/lipase CPRD49; amino-acid sequence: MVGPTRPQFVLFGSSIVQFGFYQEGWAADLAHYYARKADIFMRGYSGWNSKQARAVVEQVFPKDDAVKPSLVIVYFGGNDSVLPDPQGLSSHVPLDEYVENMRNIATHLQSLSDTTRLVFLTAPPVNEEQMKEDLKITNRKNELCKEYSDACLTLCKEMNIKAIDLFTLIQQRPDWLTTSFIDGIHFTPAASATVASEIRLTISQADWTPSLHWESLPDEFDISISPSALG